A window of Lysobacter terrestris contains these coding sequences:
- a CDS encoding alpha/beta fold hydrolase, with amino-acid sequence MREIAMDTAFGALAGLRTGRDGAPRVLALHGWLDNAASFVPLAPYLGDLDLVAIDLPGHGRSAQLPPGADYSFIGAIASVLDAADALGWERFALLGHSMGAGIASMVAAACPQRVERLVAIEALGALAEVPERTVARMREAIAAQRALRDKRLRVFPGIDSAVQARLHASRVPGSGLDEALVRLLVERGLRAVEGGYAWSSDPRLTLPTLVRMTEAQVENLVAGIECPTRAIFAEPAQPYLPDDLRRRRVALLPRGELVVIPGGHHLHMQQPADVAAAIGDFFAVPRNADAATG; translated from the coding sequence ATGCGCGAGATCGCGATGGACACCGCCTTCGGCGCGCTCGCCGGCCTGCGCACGGGCCGCGACGGCGCGCCGCGCGTGCTCGCGTTGCACGGCTGGCTCGACAACGCCGCGAGCTTCGTGCCGCTGGCGCCGTACCTGGGCGACCTCGATCTCGTCGCGATCGACCTGCCCGGCCACGGCCGCAGCGCGCAGCTGCCGCCGGGCGCGGACTATTCCTTCATCGGCGCCATCGCCTCGGTGCTGGATGCGGCCGACGCGCTGGGCTGGGAGCGGTTCGCCCTGCTCGGGCATTCGATGGGCGCCGGCATCGCCAGCATGGTCGCCGCGGCCTGCCCGCAACGGGTGGAGCGGCTGGTGGCGATCGAAGCCCTGGGCGCGCTGGCCGAGGTGCCCGAACGCACGGTGGCGCGCATGCGCGAGGCGATCGCCGCGCAGCGCGCGCTCCGCGACAAGCGCCTGCGCGTGTTCCCCGGCATCGACAGCGCGGTGCAGGCGCGCCTGCATGCCAGCCGCGTGCCGGGCAGTGGCCTGGACGAGGCGCTGGTGCGGTTGCTGGTCGAGCGCGGCTTGCGCGCGGTCGAAGGCGGCTACGCCTGGAGCAGCGATCCGCGCCTGACCCTGCCGACGCTGGTGCGGATGACCGAGGCGCAGGTGGAGAATCTCGTGGCCGGCATCGAATGCCCGACGCGGGCGATCTTCGCCGAACCGGCGCAGCCTTACCTGCCCGATGACCTGCGCCGCCGTCGCGTCGCCCTGTTGCCGCGTGGCGAACTGGTGGTGATCCCGGGCGGGCACCACCTGCACATGCAGCAGCCGGCGGACGTCGCGGCGGCGATCGGCGATTTCTTCGCCGTGCCGCGTAACGCCGACGCCGCTACGGGCTAG
- a CDS encoding M48 family metallopeptidase, producing MNPLRLLAGKPRESTRTAARETLNITLDNGETVDVLRVRDPRARRIKLSVSERGARLTLPLRASEVAGERFVLEHGEWLVAQLARNGDAALALAPHVTSAIPLRGGELPIAWHEGRALRLVRGGDGLQVTVPPGVRSTSLRRALRDFYEAEARTDLGRWLPPLLPTLPRAPSRIVLKVMSSQWGSLAPNGVVALDLALVLARPSAFEYVFVHELCHLIRADHSRAFWREVEARFPHWRDEREYFHAHGRQLKASLRALLG from the coding sequence ATGAACCCACTCCGCCTGCTGGCGGGCAAGCCGCGCGAGAGCACGCGCACGGCCGCGCGCGAGACCCTCAACATCACCCTCGACAACGGCGAAACCGTCGACGTGCTGCGCGTGCGCGATCCGCGCGCGCGCCGGATCAAGCTCAGCGTCAGCGAACGCGGCGCGCGCCTGACCCTGCCGCTGCGCGCCAGCGAAGTCGCCGGCGAGCGCTTCGTGCTCGAGCACGGCGAGTGGCTGGTGGCGCAGCTGGCACGCAACGGCGATGCCGCGCTTGCGCTCGCCCCGCACGTGACCAGCGCGATCCCGCTGCGCGGCGGCGAACTGCCGATCGCGTGGCACGAGGGCCGCGCCCTGCGCCTGGTCCGCGGCGGCGACGGCCTGCAGGTCACCGTCCCCCCCGGCGTGCGCAGCACCTCGCTGCGGCGCGCGCTGCGCGACTTCTACGAAGCCGAGGCGCGCACCGACCTCGGGCGCTGGCTGCCGCCGCTGCTGCCGACGCTGCCGCGCGCGCCGTCGCGCATCGTGCTGAAGGTGATGAGTTCGCAATGGGGCTCGCTCGCGCCCAACGGTGTGGTCGCACTCGACCTCGCGCTGGTGCTGGCCCGTCCGAGCGCGTTCGAGTACGTATTCGTGCACGAGTTGTGCCACCTGATCCGCGCGGATCACTCGCGCGCGTTCTGGCGCGAAGTCGAGGCGCGGTTCCCGCACTGGCGCGACGAGCGCGAGTATTTCCACGCGCACGGCCGCCAGCTCAAGGCTTCGCTGCGCGCGTTGCTGGGCTAG
- a CDS encoding recombination-associated protein RdgC has translation MFFRNLTLFRFPPTTKLDDLDSGLDECQLKPVGPLELSSRGFISPFGRDSDVLAARQRDAIWLTMGGENRLLPGSVVNDMLAKKLEEIEQKEGRKPGGRTRKRIKDELITDLLPRAFVKPSRTDAILDLEHGIVVVDTSSRKNGESVVSEVRRALGSFPALPLNAEVAPRSVLTGWVAGEPLPDGLSLGDECELRDPIDQGAVVKVQRMELQSDEIAKHLESGKQVTRLALTLDDHVSFVLGEDLVVRKFKLLDGAVDQLESTEREDLRAELDARFVLMAGEVKRLFAVLEKALKLSKAEA, from the coding sequence ATGTTCTTTCGCAACCTGACGCTGTTCCGCTTCCCCCCCACCACCAAGCTCGATGACCTCGACAGCGGCCTGGACGAGTGCCAGCTCAAGCCGGTCGGCCCGCTGGAACTGTCCAGCCGCGGCTTCATCTCGCCGTTCGGCCGCGACAGCGACGTGCTCGCCGCGCGCCAGCGCGACGCGATCTGGCTGACGATGGGCGGCGAAAACCGCCTGCTGCCCGGCAGCGTGGTCAACGACATGCTGGCGAAGAAGCTCGAGGAGATCGAGCAGAAGGAAGGCCGCAAGCCCGGCGGACGCACGCGCAAGCGGATCAAGGACGAACTGATCACCGACCTGCTGCCGCGCGCGTTCGTGAAGCCCAGCCGCACCGACGCCATCCTCGACCTCGAGCACGGCATCGTCGTGGTCGACACCTCCAGCCGCAAGAACGGCGAGAGCGTGGTCAGCGAGGTCCGCCGCGCGCTGGGTTCGTTCCCGGCGCTGCCGCTGAACGCGGAAGTCGCGCCGCGCAGCGTGCTCACCGGCTGGGTCGCCGGCGAACCGCTGCCGGACGGCCTGTCGCTGGGCGACGAATGCGAGTTGCGCGACCCGATCGACCAGGGCGCCGTGGTCAAGGTGCAGCGCATGGAGCTGCAGAGCGACGAGATCGCCAAGCACCTGGAGTCCGGCAAGCAGGTCACGCGCCTGGCGCTGACGCTCGACGACCACGTCTCGTTCGTGCTCGGCGAGGACCTGGTGGTGCGCAAGTTCAAGCTGCTCGACGGCGCCGTCGACCAGCTCGAGTCCACCGAGCGCGAGGACCTGCGCGCGGAACTCGACGCGCGCTTCGTGCTGATGGCGGGCGAAGTGAAGCGCCTGTTCGCGGTGCTGGAGAAGGCGCTCAAGCTGTCCAAGGCCGAGGCCTGA